GTAACGCTTATTCAGCCAGCGGCCATTGATACGCCGTACCCCGTGCACGCCAAAAACTACATGGAGCGCGAGGCCAAGCACGCGCCGCCCGCCTACGCCCCCGAAACCGTGGCCCGCGCCATTTTGTACGCCTGCACCCGCCCCGAGCGCAGCATCGTGGTGGGCGGCGGCGGCCGCGCGTTCATCAGCATGGAGCAGTGGACGCCGCGCCTGCTCGATAAGTTTATGGAAACCGCCTTTGTAAAGCAGGAAAAAGCCGATTACGCCCCGCGCCCCCTGCACCAAAACGCCCTCGATAAGCCCATGGGCAACCTCGAGGAGCGCGGCAACTACCCCGGCAGCACCCGCGAGACGAGCTTCTACACCCAAGCCGTTACGAGCAAAAGCCCCGTGCTGAAAACCGCCCTGGCCGTGGGCGCCGGCCTGGCCCTGGCTACCTGGCTCAGCAAAAACCGACAGGCCGGTGGCAACGGCGGCACCGGCACCCGCACCGTGTACCCCGAGGGCTACACGCCCAACCGCGCCGGGGCTGGCCGTACCAGCCCGCTGGCCTCGGCCGCCACCGCCAGCAGCAGCCACGACTACGACGCCACTGGCCACGACCACCGCTACGCCGAAGCGCGCCGCGACGACCTGCCCTAGGTGCTTCCTGGTACTTCGCCGAAAAGGCCACCTGCTGTGCTGCAGGTGGCCTTTTTTCTGGGTTGTTCTTTGCTGAATACAGCTGTATAGCTTTGGTTACCACATAATTGTGTGGTTGATGTTGGTTAGCGCATCCGATACTTTCGCCTCGGCTTAAACCCTAACTTATTGCGCATCGATGCGCCACTTTGCCCATGTCAGACAAAAAAATCATTGCTGTATTTGGCGCTACCGGAGCCCAGGGCGGCGGCTTGGCTCGGGCCATCCTCGCCGATCCGCAGAGTGAGTTTACGGTACGTGCCATCACGCGGAGCCCCGACTCCGATAAGGCGCGCGAGCTGGCCCGCCTAGGTGCCGAATTGGCTGCTGCCGATATCGACAACCCGCAGAGCCTGGACCGAGCACTAGCCGGGGCTTATGGAGCGTTTTGCGTTACCAATTTCTGGGAGCATTTCTCGCCCGAGCGCGAGCTGCAGCAAGCGCGCAACATGGCCGAAGCCGCCAAAGCCGCTGGCGTGCAGCACGTCATCTGGTCGACGCTGGAAGATACGCGCCAGTGGGTGCCGCTTTCCGACAACCGCATGCCCACGCTGCAGGGCCATTACAAAGTGCCGCACTTCGATGCCAAAGGCGAGGCCAATCGTTACTTCAGCGACCTGGGCGTGCCCACTACCTTTATGCTCACCGCCTTTTACTGGGAGAACTTTATCTACTTCGGCATGGGCGTGCAGCGCAACAACGAGGGCAAGCTGGTGCTATCCTTGCCATTGGGCGACAAGAAGATGGCGTGCATTGCCTCGGAGGATATTGGCCGCTGTGCGTACGGCATCTTCAGGAAAGGCGCCGCTGCCATCGGGCAAACCATTGGCATTACCGGCGGGCTGCTCACCGGCTCGGATATGGCTCAAAGCTTCAGCAAAGCCCTAGGCCAGGAGGTAGTGTACAATCCCGTGCCGGTAGAAGTTTACCGCAGCTTGGGCTTTCCGGGCGCCGACGACCTAGGCAACATGTTCCAGTTCTACCAGGAGTTTGAAGCGCATTTTGCCGAAACGCGGCGCGAAGAAGTTGCCCGGGAGCTTAACCCGGCCTTGCAAAACTTCGACAAGTGGCTGGCGCAAAACGCACACCGTTTGCC
The sequence above is drawn from the Hymenobacter sp. YIM 151858-1 genome and encodes:
- a CDS encoding SDR family oxidoreductase: MTPKLKKLKNQVIVITGASSGIGLVTARMAAKKGAKLVLAARSEEALRRLVEEIRQEGGEATYLAIDVSEPTAARAIAQKAVATFGGFDTWINNAGVSIYGKVEEVPIEDMRQLFEVNFWGLVHGSLEAAKHLKQKGGAIINVGSILSDITAILQTIYSASKHAVKGFTDGLRMELEMDGAPVSVTLIQPAAIDTPYPVHAKNYMEREAKHAPPAYAPETVARAILYACTRPERSIVVGGGGRAFISMEQWTPRLLDKFMETAFVKQEKADYAPRPLHQNALDKPMGNLEERGNYPGSTRETSFYTQAVTSKSPVLKTALAVGAGLALATWLSKNRQAGGNGGTGTRTVYPEGYTPNRAGAGRTSPLASAATASSSHDYDATGHDHRYAEARRDDLP
- a CDS encoding NmrA/HSCARG family protein, encoding MSDKKIIAVFGATGAQGGGLARAILADPQSEFTVRAITRSPDSDKARELARLGAELAAADIDNPQSLDRALAGAYGAFCVTNFWEHFSPERELQQARNMAEAAKAAGVQHVIWSTLEDTRQWVPLSDNRMPTLQGHYKVPHFDAKGEANRYFSDLGVPTTFMLTAFYWENFIYFGMGVQRNNEGKLVLSLPLGDKKMACIASEDIGRCAYGIFRKGAAAIGQTIGITGGLLTGSDMAQSFSKALGQEVVYNPVPVEVYRSLGFPGADDLGNMFQFYQEFEAHFAETRREEVARELNPALQNFDKWLAQNAHRLPALSQVAEHA